Proteins found in one Molothrus aeneus isolate 106 chromosome 20, BPBGC_Maene_1.0, whole genome shotgun sequence genomic segment:
- the LOC136565040 gene encoding C-C motif chemokine 5-like, translating to MKTFTAALSVLFVVVFCHQTTSSPISLRCCGPCCDKYITSPLSLSRVVNYEPTGSYCSLPAVIFTTIKDKLVCANPNDKWVKDIMNQLEDNKHSG from the exons ATGAAGACCTTCACGGCAGCCCTTTCTGTACTTTTTGTGGTTGTCTTCTGCCACCAGACCACCTCTTCTCCAA TTTCTCTCAGATGTTGTGGTCCCTGCTGTGATAAGTACATTACCAGTCCATTGTCCTTGAGCCGTGTGGTAAATTATGAGCCCACGGGCAGCTACTGCTCCCTACCAGCTGTGAT atttaCCACCATCAAGGACAAGCTGGTCTGTGCCAACCCTAATGACAAGTGGGTCAAGGACATAATGAATCAATTAGAGGACAATAAGCACAGTGGATGA
- the TRIM50 gene encoding E3 ubiquitin-protein ligase TRIM50 isoform X1 has translation MALAGALERLQEEAICPICLEYMSEPVSIDCGHNFCRGCIAKHCQDKGLWADGPFSCPQCRASCHRSGFRPNRQLANIVESIRQLGLRGGLGPELEPGTPLCPQHDERLKLFCEEDEEPICVVCRESLQHRPHTVYPIEEAAHVYKVKLQKSLESLLKEVEEVKKHESAERMKTQECKETVKKKREKIVSEFGKLHRLLADEEKLLLQKLEEEEKQILLLINENLARLVEEKCLLEELILEIKGKSQQPADGLLKDMKSILSRWVIFPDRCHDYSWCEGVKFQSLKAVSVTLKENYSIPERCLGMRDMLKKFKVDVILDPETAHPDLSVSEDRKSVRRGSKKLLLSLFDSPRRFGSAPAVLGSPSFFSGRHYWEVQVGDKPEWGLGLCREAAGRKGSVLFSPNNGYWVLRLQNGGTYEALTVPVSPVTLSVRPRRVGIFLDYEAGEISFYNVSDRSHIYTFTDKFSGNLRPLFFLGAFLGGRNAEPLVISWVRDPQGTGCIIL, from the exons ATGGCGCTGGCAGGTGCCCTGGAGCggctgcaggaggaggccaTTTGCCCCATCTGCCTGGAGTACATGAGCGAGCCGGTCAGCATCGACTGCGGCCACAACTTCTGCCGAGGCTGCATCGCCAAGCACTGCCAGGACAAGGGGCTATGGGCCGACGGGCCCTTCTCCTGCCCGCAGTGCCGGGCCTCCTGCCACCGCAGCGGCTTCCGACCCAACCGGCAGCTGGCCAACATCGTGGAGAGCATCCGCCAgctggggctgcggggcggcctGGGGCCCGAGCTGGAGCCGGGGacccccctgtgccctcagcacGACGAGCGGCTGAAGCTGTTCTGCGAGGAGGACGAGGAGCCCATCTGCGTGGTGTGTCGGGAGTCCCTGCAGCACCGCCCGCACACCGTGTACCCCATCGAGGAGGCGGCGCACGTCTACAAG gTCAAACTCCAGAAATCCCTGGAGAGTCTCTTAaaggaggtggaggaggtgAAGAAGCATGAGTCAGCAGAAAGGATGAAAACCCAGGAGTGCAAG GAGACAGTAAAGAAAAAGCGGGAGAAGATTGTGAGTGAGTTTGGGAAGCTGCATCGGCTGCTGGCTGATGAGGAGAAGCTACTGCTCCAGaagctggaggaggaagagaagcagATTCTGCTGCTGATTAATGAAAACCTGGCCAGGCTGGTGGAGGAGAAGTGCTTGCTGGAGGAGCTGATCCTGGAGATAAAAGGGAAgagccagcagccagctgaTGGGCTGCTCAAG GACATGAAAAGCATCCTGAGTAGGTGGGTGATTTTTCCTGATAGGTGCCATGATTATTCCTG GTGTGAAGGGGTAAAATTCCAATCTCTCAAGGCTGTGTCTGTGACCCTGAAGGAAAACTACAGCATTCCTGAGCGCTGCCTGGGCATGAGGGACATGCTGAAGAAGTTCAAAG TGGACGTGATTCTGGACCCAGAGACAGCACACCCAGACCTCTCTGTGTCTGAGGACCGCAAGAGCGTCCGGCGCGGGAGCAAGAAGCTGCTTTTGTCCCTCTTTGACAGCCCCAGGAGGTTTGGCAGCGCCCCAGCggtgctgggcagccccagcttcttcTCGGGCCGCCACTACTGGGAGGTGCAGGTGGGAGACAAGCCTGAGTGGGGCCTGGGGCTGTGTCGAGAGGCTGCCGGCCGGAAAGGCTCTGTCCTCTTCTCCCCCAACAATGGTTACTGGGTGCTGCGGCTGCAAAATGGGGGCACCTACGAGGCCCTGACCGTACCCGTGTCCCCCGTGACCCTGAGCGTGAGGCCCCGGCGCGTCGGGATCTTCCTGGACTACGAGGCGGGAGAGATCTCCTTCTACAACGTGAGCGACCGCTCCCACATTTACACCTTCACTGACAAGTTCTCAGGCAATCTCCGGCCTCTCTTTTTCTTGGGtgcttttttggggggcagAAATGCAGAACCCTTGGTGATCTCCTGGGTCAGGGACCCACAGGGGACTGGATGCATCATCTTGTGA
- the TRIM50 gene encoding E3 ubiquitin-protein ligase TRIM50 isoform X2, translating to MALAGALERLQEEAICPICLEYMSEPVSIDCGHNFCRGCIAKHCQDKGLWADGPFSCPQCRASCHRSGFRPNRQLANIVESIRQLGLRGGLGPELEPGTPLCPQHDERLKLFCEEDEEPICVVCRESLQHRPHTVYPIEEAAHVYKVKLQKSLESLLKEVEEVKKHESAERMKTQECKETVKKKREKIVSEFGKLHRLLADEEKLLLQKLEEEEKQILLLINENLARLVEEKCLLEELILEIKGKSQQPADGLLKDMKSILSRCEGVKFQSLKAVSVTLKENYSIPERCLGMRDMLKKFKVDVILDPETAHPDLSVSEDRKSVRRGSKKLLLSLFDSPRRFGSAPAVLGSPSFFSGRHYWEVQVGDKPEWGLGLCREAAGRKGSVLFSPNNGYWVLRLQNGGTYEALTVPVSPVTLSVRPRRVGIFLDYEAGEISFYNVSDRSHIYTFTDKFSGNLRPLFFLGAFLGGRNAEPLVISWVRDPQGTGCIIL from the exons ATGGCGCTGGCAGGTGCCCTGGAGCggctgcaggaggaggccaTTTGCCCCATCTGCCTGGAGTACATGAGCGAGCCGGTCAGCATCGACTGCGGCCACAACTTCTGCCGAGGCTGCATCGCCAAGCACTGCCAGGACAAGGGGCTATGGGCCGACGGGCCCTTCTCCTGCCCGCAGTGCCGGGCCTCCTGCCACCGCAGCGGCTTCCGACCCAACCGGCAGCTGGCCAACATCGTGGAGAGCATCCGCCAgctggggctgcggggcggcctGGGGCCCGAGCTGGAGCCGGGGacccccctgtgccctcagcacGACGAGCGGCTGAAGCTGTTCTGCGAGGAGGACGAGGAGCCCATCTGCGTGGTGTGTCGGGAGTCCCTGCAGCACCGCCCGCACACCGTGTACCCCATCGAGGAGGCGGCGCACGTCTACAAG gTCAAACTCCAGAAATCCCTGGAGAGTCTCTTAaaggaggtggaggaggtgAAGAAGCATGAGTCAGCAGAAAGGATGAAAACCCAGGAGTGCAAG GAGACAGTAAAGAAAAAGCGGGAGAAGATTGTGAGTGAGTTTGGGAAGCTGCATCGGCTGCTGGCTGATGAGGAGAAGCTACTGCTCCAGaagctggaggaggaagagaagcagATTCTGCTGCTGATTAATGAAAACCTGGCCAGGCTGGTGGAGGAGAAGTGCTTGCTGGAGGAGCTGATCCTGGAGATAAAAGGGAAgagccagcagccagctgaTGGGCTGCTCAAG GACATGAAAAGCATCCTGAGTAG GTGTGAAGGGGTAAAATTCCAATCTCTCAAGGCTGTGTCTGTGACCCTGAAGGAAAACTACAGCATTCCTGAGCGCTGCCTGGGCATGAGGGACATGCTGAAGAAGTTCAAAG TGGACGTGATTCTGGACCCAGAGACAGCACACCCAGACCTCTCTGTGTCTGAGGACCGCAAGAGCGTCCGGCGCGGGAGCAAGAAGCTGCTTTTGTCCCTCTTTGACAGCCCCAGGAGGTTTGGCAGCGCCCCAGCggtgctgggcagccccagcttcttcTCGGGCCGCCACTACTGGGAGGTGCAGGTGGGAGACAAGCCTGAGTGGGGCCTGGGGCTGTGTCGAGAGGCTGCCGGCCGGAAAGGCTCTGTCCTCTTCTCCCCCAACAATGGTTACTGGGTGCTGCGGCTGCAAAATGGGGGCACCTACGAGGCCCTGACCGTACCCGTGTCCCCCGTGACCCTGAGCGTGAGGCCCCGGCGCGTCGGGATCTTCCTGGACTACGAGGCGGGAGAGATCTCCTTCTACAACGTGAGCGACCGCTCCCACATTTACACCTTCACTGACAAGTTCTCAGGCAATCTCCGGCCTCTCTTTTTCTTGGGtgcttttttggggggcagAAATGCAGAACCCTTGGTGATCTCCTGGGTCAGGGACCCACAGGGGACTGGATGCATCATCTTGTGA
- the LOC136565024 gene encoding C-C motif chemokine 4 homolog, which yields MKVFVVALTILIAAFCYQTSAAPLGSDPPISCCFSYVSRQLPRSFVKDYYETNSQCSQPAVVFITRKGREVCANPKEDWVQQYVNELELD from the exons ATGAAGGTGTTTGTGGTTGCCCTCACCATCCTCATCGCTGCCTTCTGCTACCAGACCTCTGCTGCTCCAC TTGGCTCCGACCCACCaatctcctgctgcttctcctatGTCTCACGGCAGCTGCCCCGCAGCTTTGTGAAGGATTACTACGAAACCaacagccagtgctcccagcctgctgtcGT GTTCATCACCAGGAAGGGCCGGGAAGTCTGTGCCAACCCCAAGGAGGACTGGGTCCAGCAGTACGTGAATGAGCTGGAGCTGGACTGA